A stretch of Halomonas elongata DSM 2581 DNA encodes these proteins:
- a CDS encoding DUF6482 family protein has product MDLNDLKAFVARHDNFEIRVIGHAGNRFYQVELEDVEGQRHMLTRAGKPVLFRTLDDVYLELKRADIHRAYLVEQAPEDEMIGHRARYRDPLNARMPLAF; this is encoded by the coding sequence ATGGACCTCAACGACCTCAAGGCCTTCGTGGCCCGGCACGACAATTTCGAAATCCGCGTGATCGGTCATGCGGGCAACCGTTTCTACCAGGTGGAACTCGAAGACGTGGAAGGGCAGCGCCACATGCTGACCCGTGCCGGCAAGCCGGTGCTGTTCCGGACGCTGGACGATGTCTATCTGGAACTCAAGCGCGCCGACATTCATCGCGCCTACCTGGTGGAACAGGCACCCGAGGACGAGATGATCGGCCACCGGGCCCGATATCGCGATCCATTGAACGCACGCATGCCGCTGGCCTTCTGA
- the dnaB gene encoding replicative DNA helicase, producing MNESLELDKETAALKVPPHSLEAEQSVLGGLMLDNAAWDNVADRLVADDFYRYEHRLIFNVMGQLAEEARPMDVVTLSEALEGRDQLDTVGGLAYLAELARNTPSASNIRAYADIVRERATLRKLIRAANQVAESAFAPQGRPADELVNEAERLVFQISEERPKSGGPIGMSDLLAKAVDRIDELFNMQGEMTGLSTGFRDLDDMTSGLQPSDLVIIAGRPSMGKTTFAMNLVEHAVISSDQPVMVFSMEMPAEALMLRMLSSLGRIDQTRVRTGQLEDEDWPRLTSAVNLLKDKKLFIDDTAALSPNEMRSRIRRVVREHGNLSLIMIDYLQLMQIPGYSENRTGEISEISRSMKGLAKEFGCPVVCLSQLNRSLEQRPNKRPVMSDLRESGAIEQDADIIGFVYRDEVYNPDNPDNQGLAEFIIGKQRNGPIGTVHMAFIGKYTRFEDLAPDSYGGDFGE from the coding sequence ATGAATGAATCCCTCGAGCTCGACAAGGAAACCGCGGCGCTCAAGGTGCCGCCTCATTCGCTGGAGGCCGAACAGTCGGTGCTCGGCGGCCTGATGCTCGATAACGCCGCCTGGGACAATGTCGCCGATCGGCTGGTGGCGGATGATTTCTACCGTTACGAACATCGCCTGATCTTCAACGTCATGGGCCAGCTTGCCGAGGAAGCTCGTCCCATGGACGTGGTGACGCTGTCGGAGGCGCTGGAAGGTCGCGACCAGCTTGATACCGTGGGCGGCCTGGCCTATCTGGCGGAGCTGGCGCGCAATACGCCTTCGGCGAGCAATATCCGCGCCTATGCCGATATCGTTCGCGAGCGGGCCACCCTGCGCAAGCTGATCCGCGCCGCCAATCAGGTGGCGGAAAGTGCCTTCGCGCCTCAGGGGCGTCCTGCCGACGAGCTCGTCAACGAGGCCGAGCGACTGGTCTTCCAGATCAGCGAGGAAAGGCCCAAGTCCGGTGGTCCCATCGGCATGAGCGATCTGCTGGCCAAGGCCGTGGACCGTATCGACGAGCTGTTCAACATGCAGGGCGAGATGACCGGTCTGTCCACCGGCTTCCGTGATCTCGACGACATGACGTCCGGCCTGCAGCCGTCCGACCTGGTGATCATTGCCGGACGACCCTCGATGGGCAAGACCACCTTCGCCATGAACCTGGTCGAGCATGCGGTGATTTCCAGCGACCAGCCGGTGATGGTGTTCTCCATGGAGATGCCCGCGGAGGCATTGATGCTGAGGATGCTGTCGTCCCTCGGACGCATCGACCAGACACGGGTGCGTACCGGCCAGCTGGAGGACGAGGACTGGCCACGGCTCACCTCGGCGGTGAACCTGCTCAAGGACAAGAAGCTGTTCATCGACGACACGGCGGCTTTGTCACCCAACGAGATGCGCTCGCGCATCCGGCGGGTGGTGCGCGAGCACGGCAACCTGTCGTTGATCATGATCGACTACCTGCAGTTGATGCAGATTCCCGGCTACTCCGAGAATCGCACCGGCGAGATCTCGGAGATATCGCGCTCGATGAAGGGCCTGGCCAAGGAATTCGGTTGTCCGGTGGTGTGTCTCTCCCAGCTCAACCGCTCCCTGGAGCAGCGGCCCAACAAACGTCCGGTGATGTCGGACCTGCGCGAGTCGGGCGCCATCGAGCAGGATGCCGATATCATCGGTTTCGTTTACCGCGATGAGGTCTACAATCCGGATAACCCGGACAATCAGGGGCTGGCGGAATTCATCATCGGCAAGCAGCGTAATGGTCCCATCGGTACGGTGCACATGGCCTTCATCGGCAAGTACACACGCTTCGAGGATCTCGCACCCGACAGCTATGGAGGCGATTTCGGCGAATGA